The window AATTGCAACAGGAATTATAACTTTAATTGTTTTAATATTTGGCGAATTTATTCCTAAAAATTTTGCTAAGAAAAATCCGATTAAAGTTCTTAAATTAGTAGCTTATCCCTTAAATTGTTTCTATATACTTTTTTGGCCATTAACTTGATCTTTAAATCGAATTTTTAATAAAAAATCACAAAATATTATCACAGCCACTGAAGAAGAATTAAAATCGCTTATTGAAGTTATTCGTCATGAAGGAACTTTAGATAGTCAAGAAGCATTAATTATTAATAAAGCAATTTTATTTGATGATATATTAATTAAACAAAAAATGGTTCCATGAACACAAGTTGTTAAAATTAATGAAAATAAAACTGTTCTTCAAAGTTTTGAAATTTTTAATTCAACTGGATTTTCGCGTTTGGTTGTAGTCAATAAAAACGATGAGGTTGTTGGTATTATTTATTTAAAAAAAATTATTAAATATCTTCTTAACGAACCTAATAAAATCATTAGAACTATCATGCAAACACCTTTATTAATAAACCAAAAAGATACATTATATGATGGTTTAAGAACAATGCAATTTCAAAGAATTCATTTAGGAATTGTTGTTGATAATATTACTGAAAAAAATCCTATAGGAATCATTACATTAGAAAACATTACTGAAGAATTAACTGGTAATGTTTATGATGAAACTGATAATGAGAACGAAATAAAAGAAATTCAAATCGTTAATGAAACAACTTGACGTGTTGATGCTAAAACTAACGCTAAATTATTTTTACATCAATATATTGACAAAGATATTGAAGTTAACGATGATATTAGTATGGGCAAATATATTTCTAAAATTAATAAAAATCGCGCATTTAAAAACCGCCAATTAATTAACACTCCTAATATGTATATTGAAACTTTTAAAGATGTAAGAACAAATCAATTTGCCTTTTTAATTGAAAAAAAGATTAATCAATCCTAAACAATGAGATAAAAAAACTAGTTTTTAAAAACTAGTTTTTTTAATTTTAATTCTTCATACATTTCTTTAATACGAGAATTAAAATGATTTAAACCACTTTTTGAAATTTCAATATTAAACATCTGTTTTAATAAACAAGAAAGTTCATTTAATGAACAGTCTGGATTTTGTACTCGTAGTTCACAATACTTTAAAAATTTAGTACTTTGTTTGCAAAATTCATCGTGGTTTTTTTTTATTTCTAAAATCATTTCTTTAGTCAAAACCCCTGCTTTAGAACTTTTAGAAAGGTTAGAAATATCTAAATTATTTAAACGTTGTTGTTGATTATTAAAATCACGTTGGATACGAATATTCTCAAATTCAAATAACGAATTTTGCGTACGGATCGCTTTTAAAAAATCACTGATTATCTCTGATTTTTTAAAATAAACAATGGTTTTTTTATTACGATAAATAATTTTATATTCTAAACCATAACGGGCTAAAGCCTTTGTTAATAATGGGATGTAATTATTTGAATCACAGCGAATTTCTAAATGATAGTTTTCAAGTGGGTGTGCAATTGAACCACCAGACAACATTGCACCAATTAAAAAATTTGAACAATAGCGGTCTTTATGAAAATTTTCATTATTCGCATCATCAAATAGTTTTAAAATTTCATCTAATTTATCCAAATCACCTCAAAGTAATAGCGAATAATTAGTACGAGTTTTATTTAAATGGTCAGGCTCAAACATAATCTCATATTCAATATTTAAATTATTAAAATAATCTAAACCATTTAAAATAAATTCAATAATTTGTAAATTTTGAGATTTAATAATTCAAGTTAGTTTTTGACCAATTTTAATGGTTAAATTATTACGAAAAAACGAATATAAAATAACTTTATAGTCTGTGGATGAATAATCAGTGTTAGTATAAATATCTTCTTTAACAAATTCACTAAACGTGAATTTGTTAGAATCATTATCAATTATTTCTTGTAATGTACTCTTTGGCATAAAGTGCTGCAATGACTCCATCATTTGTAGCAGTCGCAATTTGTCGAACATTTTTATCAACAATATCACCGGCTGCAAAAATACCACAAACACTAGTTTGCATATTTTTATCAGTTGTAATAAATCCGTTTACCTCATTAAAAATACATAAATTATTTGTATTAATTCTTGAAGGCAATAGGCCAATAAAAGTGAAATTAGCTTCAATATTTAGTGTAGTTACTTCGTTTGTGATTAAATCTCTAAATTTTAAACCTTCTAAAAACTGATGACCAAAAAATTCGAATGTTTGTTTATTGTAATAAATTTTTATATTAGGTGTGTTATTTGCAATTTGTACTAATTGTTGTTCTGCTTTAAATTGTGGTTTATTGGCAATTAAATGAACTTCTTTAGCAATTGTAGCTAAATATATGGCCTCTTCCACAGCAGAGTTACCAGATCCAATCACAGAGACAGCTTTATTTTTATAAAGTGGTCCATCACAAATAGCGCAATAACTAATTCCCTTGTTTTCAAATTCTAATTCACCTAAAATGTTTAACCGTCTATTTTCTGTTCCTGTTGCAATAATTACAGTTTTAGTAATTAATGTTTGTGTAGTTAATTTAATTTTTTTATATTTTTCTTTTAAAGATATTTCATCAGCAGCTTCATAAATAATAGAAACATTTAAATTTAAGACTTGTTCGTACATTTTATAAGCCAATTCAGGTCCTGGAATACTATTGATACCTAAATAATTTTCTACATTTGATGTTAATGCTATTTTTCCTCCTGGGAATTGTTTTTCAACAATGATCACATTTAATCCAGAACGTTTAGCATAAACAGCAGCAGCTAAACCGGCTGGACCTGCGCCAATGATTACTAAATCGTAAACTTCTTGATTCATTTAAAATCCTTTTCTTTATTATTTATGACAATAAAATAAAAATTCTTCTGGCTTTCTTAATTCTCCAAATTTATGAATTTGGTCTTTCTTTTTATAAAACATTTCAATAATTGCATCTAATAAGAATTTTTTTCTTAAAAGTGGCGCTATAAATTGTACATATAATGCACCTAATACACCAAAGATTAATAACAATGAATTAATTATATAAGTTCCTTCAAAACTAAACTGTGGAGCACGAGCTGACTCCGTACTAAAACGAGTAACACCATAAAAGAAAAAATATGACATTGAAATAAAGCCTATTTTTAATTGTTTAATGTAAGACAAGCCAAAATAAATAAAAACAAAAACAATTACATTAAAGAATGATTCATATAGAAATAAAGGTTGATAAATTGTAAATAGAGTTTTATTGCCCTCAATGAAATAATGTTTCATTCCTTCGAAAACAGCTGGCATAGCTTTTTTTAATCATTGTAAATCGTTAACAGTACTTTCAGCACCAAATATTTCACCGTTAATAAAATTTCCTCAACGCCCTAATGCCTGACCAATTAAAATTGTTGGAATAATAGCATCCGCATATATTCACATACTAGGTTGGCGAATAACAACATTGCCATCAGCATCAATATCTCGAATGTGATATTTAGGCATGCGCAAAATAAGAGGAAAATAAACTGCAGCACTTAATACCCCAGCAATCACCCCGCCTTGAATCGCTAACCCTCCACTTCTAAAATCAAAAAAATCTTTAGCATCACCGATTGCTAATGATCATAAACGAGCACCAATAATTGTCATGGGAATTGCTAAAAAAATATAATAAAATCCTGGATCATAAGGCACTTTATAATGAAATTTTAAACGTAGACTATATGTTAGTATAGCAATTAAAAAACCGCATACAAAGATGATTCCATATCAATATATATTAAAATTGCTACCAATACTAAAAGCTACTCGATGTGCAACAACATCATTAACTAATGTGCTTTCTGGATTAATAATTTCTAATTGCATTTAAATCCCCTTTTTATTAATTTGTAAAATAAATTCTTCAGCTGAATTATAACCTGATGTTTTTAATTTATAATCAGTAATGGCTGTCTCAATGATATCTGAAATACTTCTTCCTTCGATAACCGGAATATAATAATGGGCTATTTTTGTTTCTAAAAATTCTTTGTGTTGAATTTCACGACCAAAACGTTCAAACTTGATTTTTTCATGTTTAGCTGGTTTTATTAATTCAATAACTATTTCAATTTTTGTTGATTCAATCATTCGTTCAATACCGAAAGAACGTGAAAAATTCATAATACCTAAACCTCTAATTTCAATAAAATCTTTAGTCGAATCTTCAGCTCTTCCATATAGATTACCTCCAATTCTATTAACTAAAATAGCATCATCACCTACAAAAATATGACCTTTTTTAACTAATTCAATTGCTAACTCAGATTTACCAACACCTGATTCCCCCATTAAAATAACGCCGATTCCAAAAACAGATAATAATGTTCCGTGAACTAATGATTGGTGTGAAAGTTTTTGACTAATGTAACTATTAATTGTAAAATTTAATTCATAAAAACTATATTTAACCTCTACAATTGGAATTTTATAGCGCTCTGCTAATTTTAACAAAATTCCAGCATGTTTAAAATTTTTACCAAAAATAATTAATGGTGGATTTAAATCTAAAATTTTTCCTAATTTTTTAGAAATGATCGTTTCTGAAAATTTATTAAAATAATTGCTTTCTTTTGAACCAAAATAAACAATATTTCAAATCTCTTTAAACAAAATTTCGCCAGCTAATTCAAATCCAACACGTGTAATTCCTGTTGTAGAAATCTCACGATCAATATAGTCAGAATTTGCAACAACGTTTAAATTAAACTTTCTAACAACTTGACTAACAAATAATTTACCACGAATTTCCATTAATTATTATCTACCTATTTCTCAATAACATTATGATCATCGATAATATCAACATTAGAGTTGCTAATATTATCGCTTTTATTGTATGATATTAAACTAATTAATTCATCATCATTAACATGCATATAAATATTTTCTTGAACACGATAAGCTTTTTCTTTATTAATTTGTTTACCAAAGAATTTGATTAATGAAATGATTTTATTTTCACTTGGATTAATAATTTTATGATCAATTAAAAAGTAGTAAATTAAATAATATTGAACCATATCGTCTTGACGAATAAAGTAGTCATATTTGTATTTATTTTTTTTAAATTCAATATATGATAAATCTATAAAATTAGCAAAAGAACTATGTTCTTTATTATATTTAATAACGAATTTTTTAAAATCATAAACCTCATTTAAACTTCAAGAACTAATTATTTTACGAACACGATTGCGTTCGTATATATCTAATTCATTTGTTTCGTCAATACCATACTTAATTTTATTTTCATCACAATAGCGTTGTAATGTTTGTTTACGCACAAATAAAACCGGACGTTTAACAATTATGCCATTAATAACATTACTTTCCTTAATGCCATAAAATAAGGCTTTTGATTGGCGAGCTCGTTGCATATATGCCGTTTCTAAAAAATCATCAAAATTATGCGCTATATACAAATTTTCAATATTATATTTTTTACCAATTTCTTTGAAAAAATCATAACGAATTAAACGTGCTTTTGTTTGAAAATTATCAATATGACCATAACGTTCATAAACTTTTTCATCAACATCTAAAATTTCAATTATTAAATTATTTTTTCTACAAAAATCGACAACTATTTGCTGATCACGATCGGATGATTCGCGTTTATGATAATTCACATGACAAACAACACGAATATTTCTTTTGTACATATTTAACATTGCCATAGAATCTGGACCACCAGAAACAGCAGCTAAGTATTTTTTATTACTAATTCTATTAATTAAATTTGTTCATAACTTTATCAAAATCTTCACCAATCGCTGCTAATGTAGCTAAAGCGCCCTTTATAATAGCTGGTTTAATTATAACTAATTCGTCAATCTTAAAATTCGATAAGACATATTGATCTAATTTTATATGTGGATCTTTATCAATTCCTATACGAATGCGTTTAATTTCATCTGTTTTTAAAATGTTAATAATATTTTTAATTCCATTTTGCCCTCCTGAGGACCCCTTTTTTCTCAATTTTATCGTTCCTAATTTCGTATCAACATCATCATAAATAACTATTAAATTTTTAATTGGAATATTATAAAAATTAAGCATTTTGATAACAAATTCACCACTTAAATTCATGTAAGTTGTTGGTTGACAAAAAAACACTATGGAATTGTTATAAATTGTTTTAGTAAAAATTCCATTAAATTTTGAACTATCTAGAGACAAATTAAGTTTGTTGCAAATCTCATTAATAACCATAAAGCCAACATTATGTCTTGTTTTTGCATAGTTTGATCCTGGATTACCTAATCCAACAATTAAATATTTTTCCACATTTAATACCCATATTATAAACGTACAATGTTTATAAATCTCTTCAATAAAATTATTATATAATAGATGAATTTTAAGTTATGCACATTTAAACACTTAATAATAATATTAATAATTAAAAATAAATAAATAAAAAATAAATTATATTTTAAAGCATCACGCTTTTTTGAATTTATATCTTTTATAATATAAATAATAAAAAATGAGGATTTTAATAAAACATGGAAGTTTTTATTTCTATAAAAAAATTAATTGAAGCAATAAAATTTAGTACAACAATTGCTAATACAAACAATGCAAATGCTTTATTATTAGGTGTTTTGATTGAAGTTAGTCAAAATAAAATTAGTTTTAAGACGACAAATAATCAAGTGAGTGGTTATAAAGAAATTACTGAAGGATTTGAATATTTTAATAGTGGAAAAGTTTTAGTTACAGCTAAGATTATTTTAGGATTAATTTCTAAGCTTAAAGATAAATCTGTTTTATTAAAACAAATTGACACAAATATTTTATTAATTAAAACTGAAAATTTTGAAACTCAAATTAATACAATGAATATTGAAGGCTTTCCTAATTTAAACTTTAGTTTAGAAGATTACGTTAAAATCAGTTTGCCGCATCAAATTATGCAAGAGATTAATACAAAGGTTTTACCCAACGTTTTGAACAGTCAAGGAATTGAAAAAATTCAACCGATTTCTGGAATTTTGATTGATACTCAAACTTTAGAAAATAAGTTGATTGCTATTGGTACAGATAAAATTAAAGCTTCATGTTTAATAAGAGAATATATGGGTGAAAAATTTAAATTTATTGTCTCTTATTCAACAATGAAATTGATTATCGAAATCCTTAAAAATGTTGAATATAGTAATAATCAAACTGTTGATTTTTATGTTCGAAGTAGAAGTTTAATTTTTAAAATTAATGATGCAATTTTACAAACAAGAATGATTGATGGTGTTTATCCAAATATTTACTCAATTTTTGATGAAACAAATGAAGAAAATACATATGTTTTTGATCGTCGTTTATTGATAGAAATTATTGAACGGGGTATGAATATTGTTATGCAAGAACAAAACCCTAAAATTAGTATTAGAATAGACAAAAATGAAGCAGAAATCAGTTTAACAACTTTTGAAATTGGTAATATGAAAGAAAAAATGTCAATAGTTAATTTAAACAATAAAAGTGCTGAGTTTATTTTAAACCCTAGTTTGCTAGCTCATGTTTTAAAAAATTTTGATAACAACGATGTAACTTTTAAAGTTAAAGATGAAATTTTAAGACCTATTATTTTTATCGATACCAAAGATGTTGGATTTAAACAGATTTTATCAAGAATAAAAAATTAAAGAAAACAGTTTATTATTATTTAAATATTAATATTTTTCTAATAAATATCACTTACATTTACTAGTTGTTTAACCAAATTTTTAATATTTTATATATGTTATAATAAATATGTATTACTACAAATATTTTAAGACCTATGAAAAAAATTTTTATATCAACAGAGTATGTGACTTTAAACCAATTTTTAAAAATAGCTGGATTGATTAATAATGGTGGTCAAGCTAAATTTTGATTGTTGGAAAATAAAGTTATGGTTGATGAAAAAATAGAAAATAGACGTGGTCGTAAATTATATGATCAAATGATTATTAAAATAAAAAATCAATTGTATCAAATAGTTAAAACTAATGAGTAGATAGGAGTTTTATGAACGATTCTAATAAAGAAAAAAAATACACCGCCGAAAGTATTAAAGTACTAGAAGGTTTAGAAGCAGTACGAAAACGTCCTGGTATGTACATTGGTTCAACCCAATCAGAGGGTCTACACCATATGATTTGAGAAATTGTTGATAATTCAATTGATGAGGCTATGGGCGGATTTGCAACAATTGTTAGAGTTATTCTAAAAAAAGACGGATCAGTACGTGTAGAAGATGATGGACGCGGAATTCCAATTGAAATTCACGAAAAAACAGGCTTATCAGGTGTTGAAACAGTATTAACAGTTTTACATGCTGGTGGTAAGTTTGATAATGATAGTTATAAAGTGTCTGGTGGATTACATGGTGTTGGTGCCTCTGTTGTTAATGCTTTAAGTAAAAATTTTAAGGTTTGAGTAAACAAGAATCATGTTCAATATTATGTTGAATTTATCAATGGCGGTCATGCTATTGAGCCACTAAAACCGATTAATAATAAAGATGTTAAAGAAAAAGGAACAACAATTGAATTTATTCCAGATTTTGAAATTATGGAAGAAAATGAGTGAGATGAGCTTAAAATAATGGCTCGTTTAAAGCAATTAGCTTATCTTAACAAAGGTGTTAACATTGAATTTGAATCAGAATTAACTAACCGTAAAGAAAAATGACATTATGAAGGTGGTTTAAAAGAATATATAACAGATTTAAATGCTGAAAAAGAACCATTATTTGATTTAATTGTTTATGGAGAAGAAGAAAAAGAAGTTAGAGTTCCAGGACATAACGAGCAAACTTATAACATTAAATGTGAAGTTGCATTTCAATATAATAATTCATACAATAACTCAACCCATTCATTTTGTAATAACATCAATACCACTGAAGGTGGAACACACGAAGAAGGTTTTAAATTAGCGATTACGCGTTTATTAAATAAATATGCGGTCGATAAAAAATATTTAAAAGACACTGATGATAAAATCACTAAAGAAGACGTTAGTGAAGGATTAACAGCAATTATTTCAGTTAAGCATCCTAATCCTCAATATGAAGGTCAAACAAAAAAGAAATTAGGTAATAGTGAAGTTCGTCCTTATGTTAATGAAATCACATCTATTATTTTTGAAAAATTTTTAAATGAAAATCCTGAAGAATCAAAAAAAATTGTTGCTAAGGTTATGCAAGCTGCTGAAGCACGACGACGTTCACATGAAGCACGTGAAGCTACACGGCGTAAATCACCTTTTGAATCAAATTCATTACCTGGTAAATTAGCTGACTGCTCAAATCGTGATTCAAGTGTTACTGAAATTTATATTGTCGAAGGAGATTCAGCGGGTGGTTCAGCAAAAACAGGTCGTGAGCGTGAATTTCAAGCAATTTTACCACTGCGTGGAAAGATTATTAATGTTGAAAAAGCTAAAATTGATAAGATTTTTGCTAATGAAGAAATTCAAAATATGATTACTGCTTTTGGAGCAGGAATAGGTCCTGAATTTAATATTGAAAAATTAAGATATTCAAAAATTATTATTATGACTGATGCGGATGTTGATGGCAGTCATATTCGAATTTTATTGCTAACATTTTTTTATCGATACATGTTGCCATTGATTCAAAATGGAAATGTTTATATAGCGCAACCACCATTGTATAAAGTAAGTTATGCTAAAACAATTAAATACGCATATTCTGATCAAGAGTTAGAAAGAATTAAATCAACAATATCAAATATTAAATATAACATTCAACGCTATAAAGGGTTAGGTGAAATGAATCCTGATCAATTGTGAGAAACAACAATGGATCCTAAAAATAGACTTTTATTAAAAGTTAATATTGAAGACGCTGCAATTGCTGATAAAACATTTTCTCTATTAATGGGTGATGATGTAGCTCCAAGAAAAGAATTTATTGAAAAAAATGCAAAATATGTAAAAAATATTGATGCTTAAAATTGAGGTATATAAAATATTATGGCATTAAAAAAACCAAAAAAAAGTCGTTTAACCACCGAAGAAATTAAGCAACAATTAGAAGGTTCAACGATTAAAGAACAATCAATTACAAAAGAAGTCGAAACATCATTTTTAGATTATTCAATGTCTGTAATCGTTGCACGTGCTTTGCCTGATGTGCGTGATGGATTTAAGCCCGTGCATCGCCGAGCTTTATTTGCTGCTTTCGAAAACGGAATGACACATGATAAGCCTTATAAAAAATCTGCACGTTGAGTTGGGGATGTAATTGGAAAATATCATCCACATGGAGATCAAGCTGTTTATCAAACTATTGTAAGAATGGCACAAGACTTTTCAATGCGTTATTTATTAGTTGATGGTCATGGTAATTTTGGTTCGATTGATGGTGATAGTGCAGCTGCGATGCGTTATACAGAAGCACGATTATCAAAAATCTCTTATGAATTATTAAAATACATTGATAAAGAAACAGTAGATTTTGTACCTAATTATGATGCATCAGAACAAGAACCAAGTGTTTTACCATCAGGTTTTCCAAATTTATTAACAAATGGAACTACAGGAATAGCTGTTGGGATGGCAACAAATATTCCACCACATAATTTAACTGAAGTTTGTCAAGCAATAAAAGCTTATGCTAAAAACCATAATGTTACTATTTCTGAAATTATGGAATATCTAAAAGGTCCTGATTTTCCAACAGGCGCTGAAATTTATGGTGATAGCGGTATTATTAAATATTTTAATACAGGTCGTGGTTCAGTAACAATTCGTTCAAAATATGAAATTGAAGATATTGGGCAAGGACGTGTAGCAATTGTTGTGACAGAAATTCCTTATATGGTTAATAAAGCTAATTTAATTGAAAAAATTGTTGAATTAGTAACAAACAAACAAATCGAAGGAATTTCTGATTTACGTGACGAGTCAAGTCGTGATGGAATTCGAATTGTTATTGAAGTTAAACGTGATGTTATACCTGAAGTTTTATTAAACAAATTATTTAAAACAACACCTTTACAAACAAATTTTAGTGTTAATAATTTAGCTTTAGTTAATGGTGTACCAATGGTATTAAACATTAAGGAAATGATTAAATACTATTTTGAACACCAAATTGAGATTTTAGTAAGAAGAACAAATTTTGATTTAAAAAAAGCAAAAGAACGAATTCATATTGTTGAAGGTTTAGTAATTGCTGTTAATAATATCGATGAAGTAATTAAAATTATTAAAGCCTCAGGTGATGATGATATTGCTTCAAAATCACTAATTCAACGTTTCGATTTAACAGAATTGCAAACGAAAGCAATTTTAGAAATGCGTTTACGCGCTTTAACAGGACTAAATATTGATAAATTAAAAAAAGAATATGAAGATTTAATATTAGTTATTAAAGATTTAGAAGATGTTTTAAACAACTACAATCGTCAAGTTAATATTATTTGTGAAAATTTAGATTATTTAATTGAAAAATTTGGTGATGAGCGTCGTACAGAAATTATGTATGGAGTTAGTTCGCATATTGATGATGAAGATTTAATACCAGTCGAAGATATTGTTGTAACAATGTCAAAACGTGGTTATTTTAAACGTTTGCCAATTGATACATATAAAAATCAACGACGTGGTGGTGTAGGTGTACAAGGATTAAAAACGTATGAGGATGATGATGTTGAAAAAATCTTAGTTGCTAATACCCATACAGATTTATTATTCTTTTCTGATTTAGGTCGTGTTTATCGATTACGAGGACATGAAGTACCATTGGGATCACGACAATCAAAAGGAATTCCAGCAATTAATTTTTTACCAATTGAAAAAAGTGAAAGCATTTTAACTATTTTACCAATAGATAATTATGATCAAGGTTCATTATTCTTTACAACAAGTAAAGGAATTATAAAACGAGCTAATCTAAGTGATTTCGAGTCAATTCGTGCTAATGGTAAAATTGCTATTACTTTAAAAGATGGTGATAAATTATTTTCAGTAATGCAAACACTAGGTAATGATGAAGTATTTATCGGCGCATCAAATGGTAATGTAATTCGTTTCAATGAAAATGATGCACGTGAAATGGGAAGAATTGCGACAGGTGTTAAAGGAATTAATTTAGAAAATGATGAATATGTTGTAGGAACAGGGTTATCTAGTCATGGAGAATATGTTTTAGCTGTTGGTTCTAAAGGATTAGGTAAATTAACTGACATCAATGATTATCGTTTAACTAAGCGTGGAGCAAAAGGTGTTAATACACTAAAAGTAAATGATAAAACAGGTAACTTAGTAAGTATTAAAGTTGTTAATCGTGAAGAAGAAGCTTTAATTATTACAACTAGTGGAAAAGTTATTCGTTTATCGATTAAAGACATTAGTGTAATTGGAAGAAATACATCAGGAGTTAAATTAATTTCATTAGAAAATAAAGAAGAAGTAAAATCAATTGCTATCTTTAAAAAAGAAGAAATTAATGATGAACAATTATTACAAGAAAATGATTACAATCTAAAATAAATGACAATAAAAACTACTTTAAAAAATAAAGTTATACTTTACTTTTTCTAAAAGTGGTTTTTATTATCTAAACTAATAATTATTCAATTTGAAAGGATTTTAAAATAATGAATGTGGCTTTAGAACTAATTAATTTACTAAAAGAAAGACGTTTAAGATTGAGTGTTTGCGAATCAGCAAGTTGTGGAGCTTTATCATCATCAATTGGTGAAGTTGCAGGTGCTTCAAGTGTTTTTGCAGGTGGTTTTATTAGTTATAGTAATGAAGTAAAAATTAAATTAGTAGGAGTGAGTGAAAAAACAATTTTTAAATATGGCGCTGTTTCTGAACAAACTGCTAAAGAAATGTGTTTACAAACAAATCAAAAGTTTAATACTGATATTGCAATTTCAATTACAGGAAATGCTGGACCACAGGGAAGCGAAAATAAAGAAGTAGGTTTATTTTACATTGGAATCGCAATTAAAGATTTTGCAATTGTAAAAAAAGTCACATTAAATTCAAATGAACGTACTTTTAATCGTTTTTCTATAGCATGAGAAGCAATTAGTTATTTAATTGAATTGATAAAAAAATAATTTTACTAATTCTTTAAATAGGATAGGTGAATAAATTTATGAAAGAAAATAATAATCTTGAGAAATTAGATCCAATTGCAACACTTGAAACAAAATTTGCTAAATCATCTTATTTTATTGCTGATGAAATAAAAGATGAAAAAATTAATGCAATATCTACAGGATCAATTCATATAGATCAAATAACAGGAATTAATGGAATTCCAGTAGGAAAAATTACAGAAATTTATGGTAATGAATCATCAGGTAAAACTACAATTGCTTTACAAACAATTGCTGAATGTCAAAAAACTGGTGGGACAGTAGTTTTGTTAGATCTTGAGGGCTCATTTGATATTAATTATGCCAAAAGTCTAAAAGTCGATTTAACAAAATTAATCATTACGCAACCTCAAACAGGTGAACAGGCTTTTGATATGATTGAAACATTGATTAAAACAAATTCAATAGATTTAATAGTTATTGATTCAGTTGCTGCAATGCTCCCAGAAAGCGAATATCAAGCAAATATGAATGAAGCATTGATGGGAGCAC is drawn from Ureaplasma parvum serovar 3 str. ATCC 27815 and contains these coding sequences:
- the gyrA gene encoding DNA topoisomerase (ATP-hydrolyzing) subunit A, giving the protein MALKKPKKSRLTTEEIKQQLEGSTIKEQSITKEVETSFLDYSMSVIVARALPDVRDGFKPVHRRALFAAFENGMTHDKPYKKSARWVGDVIGKYHPHGDQAVYQTIVRMAQDFSMRYLLVDGHGNFGSIDGDSAAAMRYTEARLSKISYELLKYIDKETVDFVPNYDASEQEPSVLPSGFPNLLTNGTTGIAVGMATNIPPHNLTEVCQAIKAYAKNHNVTISEIMEYLKGPDFPTGAEIYGDSGIIKYFNTGRGSVTIRSKYEIEDIGQGRVAIVVTEIPYMVNKANLIEKIVELVTNKQIEGISDLRDESSRDGIRIVIEVKRDVIPEVLLNKLFKTTPLQTNFSVNNLALVNGVPMVLNIKEMIKYYFEHQIEILVRRTNFDLKKAKERIHIVEGLVIAVNNIDEVIKIIKASGDDDIASKSLIQRFDLTELQTKAILEMRLRALTGLNIDKLKKEYEDLILVIKDLEDVLNNYNRQVNIICENLDYLIEKFGDERRTEIMYGVSSHIDDEDLIPVEDIVVTMSKRGYFKRLPIDTYKNQRRGGVGVQGLKTYEDDDVEKILVANTHTDLLFFSDLGRVYRLRGHEVPLGSRQSKGIPAINFLPIEKSESILTILPIDNYDQGSLFFTTSKGIIKRANLSDFESIRANGKIAITLKDGDKLFSVMQTLGNDEVFIGASNGNVIRFNENDAREMGRIATGVKGINLENDEYVVGTGLSSHGEYVLAVGSKGLGKLTDINDYRLTKRGAKGVNTLKVNDKTGNLVSIKVVNREEEALIITTSGKVIRLSIKDISVIGRNTSGVKLISLENKEEVKSIAIFKKEEINDEQLLQENDYNLK
- a CDS encoding CinA family protein, which produces MNVALELINLLKERRLRLSVCESASCGALSSSIGEVAGASSVFAGGFISYSNEVKIKLVGVSEKTIFKYGAVSEQTAKEMCLQTNQKFNTDIAISITGNAGPQGSENKEVGLFYIGIAIKDFAIVKKVTLNSNERTFNRFSIAWEAISYLIELIKK